CTTTTCATTTAGGAGGAAATTATGAAATATTATTTACATAGAGCAGTAGCAATTAAACCCAAAGGTACTAAGAAATTCAAGATGTCAGAGTACACAATTCAAGAGTTCGATTCGTTTAAAAAAGCCTTAGAAGTGTATAAGAGGGATTTTTTACTTGAAGGAGATACAGAGCAAAGAGGATTTGCTATTGAAAAGAAAATAGCTATGAGAATAACTACAACTAAGAAAAAAATAAGAGCAAGACTATACAAGCCACCTTTAAGAACATATGAGGTATTAGCATTAAATCCACCTACAAATAAGTATAGATGTTGCAGAGAATATTTAGAGACAGACCCAGAGTATGGATTAGCACAAGAGATATTTTTAATACTCGAAACTAACTATCAAAAAGCTTGTGATGAGTTTTTGTATGAGATGAAAAAGTATGAAGATAAGAGAAACTCTTTTTACATAGAGATTGAGGAGGACAAATAATGTTTGATAAGAATTTTTACCCAACGCCATATGATGTGGCACTAAAGATGATAGATGGATTAAATTTGAGAGGAATGAATATATTAGAGCCAAGTGCGGGAAAGGGAGACCTTTTAAGTGTAATAAAAGAGAAGTATACAAATATCTATTGTATTGAAAAGAATCTAGAGTTACAGAGCATTTTAAGGGAAAAGGAATACACAATATTAGGTGATGACTTTTTAAAGTATAAACCAGATCATTTGTTTGATTTGGTTTTAATGAATCCACCTTTTGATGAAGGAGTAAAGCACTTTCTTAAAGCATGGGAAATATCAGAAGAAAAAACACATATTAGATGTCTTTTAAATGCTGAGAGTATAAGAAATCCTTGTACAAAAGAGCGAAAATTAATGGTGGATATATTAAATGCTAATGGAGCAGAAATCGAGTATCTTGGAGACTGCTTTAAAGATGCTGAAAGAAAAACTAATGTAGAAGTTGTTTTAATTAAAGTTCAAAACAGATCTAAAAGAAAAAAGTTTCAATTTAATTTTGAAGAGTTCGGAAAAGAAGAGATTAACTTAGAGGATTTAAATATAAACCAATTAGCTAAAGTAGATATACTACAAAACTTAGAGGATAAGTACAATGCTGTAAAAGAGATTATTGGGGAGTATCTGACTTTAAAGAATAAATTAGAGTATTTTCTAGATGGAATTCTAGATAAATATGTAATAGAAAGTTTGTTAAAGAATAACTCTAGTATTCGTGCGAAACGTTTTGTAGTGAAAAGCTATAACACATTAGTTGCATAAACTAATGGAGAACTGTTAATCCGAGAAATCGAATGATAGGGTAACGCCTTGAAAGGTTTCCTCTGATACTCCGACATGCATCAAGATACTAACCTATCTTGAGGTATGAAGCTCGGTGAAGTCGGCTGAGAGCCACCCTACACATATCCCTAAAGGAATGTGATGGAAATGTGAACTAGAGGTAGTCAAGTGGTGACAGGTCGGGAGTCAATATTATATGGTGAGAATTTCCCTAAAAACAAAAGGGAATGACAAAGTTGCGAATGTAAGGGTCTAGACGAGAACATACAGAAATGTATGTGCCGTAAAAAAGCGGTGTGACTGTGGATTAGTAAGAATCGGTGCTATGAAACTCCATATATCCTAACAGGGGATATCAAGGTTACAGGCTCATAGTAACCACCTAAGTAATATTAACGATAGGATTAACGGAACGTTGTAAGCAAGATACAACTAGCAGAAATTGGTTAGAACGGTTGGTGCATATAAGTATCCCGAGGATACGAAATTGCTTTAATCTTGTGAAAGTAGGGGCACAGTACCTATGAAACCATGATAATAAGTGGTGGAGGGATAGCCCCAAGTCAATAATAATATTAAAATCTAATTAACGAAATGATATTCGGTTGCGTGTAAGACTAAGAGAAGTAAGTACCCTAACCAGGAGGAAAACTGACGAATACTGCGGAAATACGAAAGAAACAGAACCTTAGAAATAATGAATATTACGATATGCAAAAAATCTTTGACAAACTTTACAAACAAAGTGTAAATGGCAAATCTTTTACGAAACTTATGGAAATTATCTCGAATGAAAATAACATAAAACTAGCCTACAGAAACATTAAAGCTAATGGTGGAAGCCGTACTGGTGGAACCAATGATAAGACCATAGTAGATATAATGGATATGAAAGCAGAGGATTATGTTAGATACATTCAAGCAAGGCTTAAAAACTATGAACCACACGAAGTAAGAAGGGTACATATTCCTAAAGGAGATACTGGAAAAACTAGACCGCTTGGCATACCTACCATTGAGGATAGATTACTACAACAATGTATAAAACAAGTAATAGAACCTATTTGTGAAGCCAAATTCTATAATCACAGTTATGGATTTAGACCAAATAGAGGTGCGAAACATGCAATATCTAGAATGTACTTCCTTGCTCAACGTAATAAATTGAACTATTGCGTAGACATAGACATAAAAGGATTTTTTGATAATGTACACCACCCTAAACTACTAAAACAAGTGTGGTCTATGGGAATAAAAGATAAAAACCTACTATGTGTAATCAAAAAGATGTTAAAAGCTCCCATAGAGAATGAAGGAATACCCAGTAAAGGAACACCACAAGGTGGGATATTAAGTCCACTCCTATCAAATATAGTTCTCAACGAATTAGACTGGTGGATATCTTCACAATGGGAAACCAAGACGTCGGTATATAAATACAAACTTGCACGAAATAGACTACAAATGTTAAAACAAACCAAATTAAAGGAAATCTACATTGTGAGATATGCGGACGACTTTAAAATAATGTGTAGAAGTAAAAGAGATGCTAAAAGAATATTCATAGCTGTAAAACAATGGTTAAAAGAAAGACTGTATCTTGATATTAGCGAAGAAAAGTCAAAGATAGTATGCCTAAATAACGGATATTCAGAGTTTCTAGGATTCAAAATCAAAACTAGAAAAAAGAACAACAAGAGAGTAGTAACATCACATATGAGTGATAAAGCTAAAGAGAAAACAATTAAAGACCTAAAAGAACAGGTAAAGAGAATAAAGAAAAATCCTACTGTTAAGAATATTAATAGGTGGAACGCAATGGTACTAGGGAAACAGAATTATTACAATTCCGCCACTCTTATAAGCCTTGATTTCTCAAAAATTGGATACTCACTCTCTAAATCTTTGCACAACCGACTAAAGAATTTATGCTCCTATCAAGGAACTAAATCCGAAACATTTATGAGATACTATGGAGAATATAATTTCAAAACCCAATATATATCAGGTACAGCCCTATTTCCTATAGCAGGAATCAAAACTAGACCGCCAATGAACTTCTCACAAGATATTTGTGATTATACAATAGGTGGAAGGGCTAAAATCCATACGAACCTATTTACAGTAGATATAAGAATATTACGTAATTTATTAGCCAACCCCATACAAGGTCAAACCAATGAATACAACGATAATAGACTATCACTATACTCAGGACAAGGTGGATTATGTAGAATATCTCAAATACCTTTAAAACTTGGTTACATGGAAACTCACCACCTAACACCTAGATATCTAGGAGGTGGAGATGAATATAAGAACCTAGCTTTCATACATAGTTATGCACACAAGGTTATCCACTGTACCAAGAAAGAGACATTCCTAAAGTATATAAAACTATTGGCAAAAGAAATAATATTTTACAACATAGATGATTCTAAAAGTGAAAAGATAAAGTCTGAGGAACTAATACTAAATCTAACGGAAAAAATAAAATACTATCGTATAAAAGCAGAAAATTTCGTTTTAAACTAAGATAAATAGATTATTATTGATGGAACGCCGTATGAGGTGAAAGTCTCACGTACGGTGTGGAGCAGGGGAAAAAGCCGAGATAATATCAGAACTTTACCTATTGCTATAGAGAAGAGAGTATGAAGATGTGCTTGAAAAAATAAGAGTTGGATTCTGGCAGTTAGTTTTTAATAAGACTCAATTAGAAGAGCGAATGACTTCTAATGTTAAAAAAGACTTCTTTGATAGCAAGAAGGAATACAGTGTTATGCCATTTACTGTAGATAATGTTAATAAGCTGCTAGAAATTCTAATACAGAATTCTGCACAAATATTCCAGAATTGTATTGAGGAGAGCTTTGATTACTTAACTATGTATTATCCTGATAATAGAGTTCATATAGAAGGGTGGAAGACAAATGAAAGGTGGTATGTTGGAAAGAAATTTATACTACCAGATATGCTAAATAGCTTTAGATTTGGTATACACAAGGATATAATAAGCGATTTAAGCTATATCAAAAGAGATAAGGTTAGAGACTTAGAAAAGGTGTTATGTAACCTAATAGGAAAGAATATCTCTAGAGTAGCTACAATTGATGAAGTAGTTAAAAAAGGTGTTGAATTTGGTAAATGGAATGAATCGGAGTTCTTTAAATTTAAGATATTCAAGAAAGGAACTATTCATTTTGAATTTATAGATGAAAAAATATGGAATGAGTTTAATAGAAAAGCTTGTGAGGGCAAGAAATGGCTAGGGTATTAAACCCACAAGTGCTGTATAAAATGGAGGGATTATGAAGAAAATACTAAGGTTTTTAAAGTGTAAAGATATAGATGAAGTGGTAACAAAAATAAAGAGTTATGAGATAAGTGAAGAGCTAGAACAGTTCAAAGAATTAATGCTTACAATAAGCAAAGGAAATATAGGAAAGAAAGATCTCACAACAGTAAAGGGCAAAACAGAACTTCTTAATTATTTAAGAAGTGACATAGGTTTTAAAAGTACAGAGGAGTTCAAGGTTATATACCTTAGCTCCTCTAATCGTTTATTATGGGAGGAAACACTATTTAGAGGCACTGTAGATAGAAGTGTAGTCTATCCTAGATTGATTATCGAAAGAGCCTTAAAATACCCAACTAAGGGCATTATATTCGCTCATAATCATCCAAGCGGTAGTTTAACACCAAGTAAGAAAGATATTGTATTAACACAAGAGTTAAAAGATCTATTGGATGTACTAGATATTAAGCTTTTAGATCACATTATATTAGGAGAAGGAGATCACTTTAGCTTCTATGAAAATGGACTTATTGAATACTAAGAGGAGAGAAAATTATGAATAAAGTTATATCAGCAGAAAGTATCACATGCCTTGGCACTAAAGATATCCAAGTAGACATTACGAGGGATGGATTTGTGGTAAATATTATAGCTTGGGGAGAAAAGAAGCTAAAGATATAAAGGAACTAGAAGAGCTACTA
The nucleotide sequence above comes from Cetobacterium somerae ATCC BAA-474. Encoded proteins:
- the ltrA gene encoding group II intron reverse transcriptase/maturase; the protein is MEIISNENNIKLAYRNIKANGGSRTGGTNDKTIVDIMDMKAEDYVRYIQARLKNYEPHEVRRVHIPKGDTGKTRPLGIPTIEDRLLQQCIKQVIEPICEAKFYNHSYGFRPNRGAKHAISRMYFLAQRNKLNYCVDIDIKGFFDNVHHPKLLKQVWSMGIKDKNLLCVIKKMLKAPIENEGIPSKGTPQGGILSPLLSNIVLNELDWWISSQWETKTSVYKYKLARNRLQMLKQTKLKEIYIVRYADDFKIMCRSKRDAKRIFIAVKQWLKERLYLDISEEKSKIVCLNNGYSEFLGFKIKTRKKNNKRVVTSHMSDKAKEKTIKDLKEQVKRIKKNPTVKNINRWNAMVLGKQNYYNSATLISLDFSKIGYSLSKSLHNRLKNLCSYQGTKSETFMRYYGEYNFKTQYISGTALFPIAGIKTRPPMNFSQDICDYTIGGRAKIHTNLFTVDIRILRNLLANPIQGQTNEYNDNRLSLYSGQGGLCRISQIPLKLGYMETHHLTPRYLGGGDEYKNLAFIHSYAHKVIHCTKKETFLKYIKLLAKEIIFYNIDDSKSEKIKSEELILNLTEKIKYYRIKAENFVLN
- a CDS encoding SAM-dependent methyltransferase — protein: MFDKNFYPTPYDVALKMIDGLNLRGMNILEPSAGKGDLLSVIKEKYTNIYCIEKNLELQSILREKEYTILGDDFLKYKPDHLFDLVLMNPPFDEGVKHFLKAWEISEEKTHIRCLLNAESIRNPCTKERKLMVDILNANGAEIEYLGDCFKDAERKTNVEVVLIKVQNRSKRKKFQFNFEEFGKEEINLEDLNINQLAKVDILQNLEDKYNAVKEIIGEYLTLKNKLEYFLDGILDKYVIESLLKNNSSIRAKRFVVKSYNTLVA
- a CDS encoding DUF4942 domain-containing protein — protein: MLEKIRVGFWQLVFNKTQLEERMTSNVKKDFFDSKKEYSVMPFTVDNVNKLLEILIQNSAQIFQNCIEESFDYLTMYYPDNRVHIEGWKTNERWYVGKKFILPDMLNSFRFGIHKDIISDLSYIKRDKVRDLEKVLCNLIGKNISRVATIDEVVKKGVEFGKWNESEFFKFKIFKKGTIHFEFIDEKIWNEFNRKACEGKKWLGY
- a CDS encoding JAB domain-containing protein produces the protein MKKILRFLKCKDIDEVVTKIKSYEISEELEQFKELMLTISKGNIGKKDLTTVKGKTELLNYLRSDIGFKSTEEFKVIYLSSSNRLLWEETLFRGTVDRSVVYPRLIIERALKYPTKGIIFAHNHPSGSLTPSKKDIVLTQELKDLLDVLDIKLLDHIILGEGDHFSFYENGLIEY